The Bacillus sp. B-jedd sequence TGTTTATACGGTGACCGGCCAAAATGAACTCATGATTGAATATTTCGGCACCACAGATCAAAAAACAATCCTAAACATGACCAATCATACTTATTTCAATTTGAGCGGGGATTTGAAGTCCACTGTCCTGGAGCATAGTCTGCAAATCGACAGTGACCGGTTTATCGAACTGGACAATGGGCTTATTCCAACCGGCAGGCTCCTGGAGGTCGAAGGAACTCCGTTTGATTTCCGGAAAGGAAGGAAGATTGCGGACGGACAGTCTTCCAGCCATCCGCAGAATATACTTGCCGGAAAGGGTTATGACCATCCTTTTGTCCTGAATGGAGACAAGCAGCCCGCCATTAGAGTAAGCTGTGAAGAAAGCGGCCGGGTGCTGGAGGTAGAAACGAACCAGCCAGCGGTTGTCCTTTATACGTCAAACCAGCTGGAAGGTGATTTTCTGATTAATGGCAGCGTCAAGGCGGAACCTTATTTGGCGCTTTGCCTCGAAACACAGAAGCACCCTGATGCCATTAACCAGCCGGGCTTCCCATCCATCGTTCTTGAGCCGGACGGGGAGTATTATTCGTATACGAAGTATACTTTTAAAGTGGAATAAATCATAAAGAGAGATAGGCATGAAAGGGGGGAGCGGGCATGATGAAGGCGCCAATCAGGCTGATGTATGTCATCGGGGGATTTATTTCACTCGGAATCGGCATTATCGGGATTGTGCTTCCGATTATACCGACGACCCCTTTGCTCCTTTTGGCCTCCTACTGTTTTATGAAGGGCTCGAAGAAATTCGAGAGATGGTTCAAAGGCACGAAATTGTATAAAAAACATCTCGAGGAATTCATCCGCAAAGGCGGCATGACGTTAAGGCAGAAAATGACTATCCTGCTTCTGGCCGACTGCATGATCGCCATTCCATTCATCATGATCGACAGCTGGCCGTTAAGAGGAGTCCTAGTTGCGGCTATTGCGTATAAATACTATTATTTCTTTGCAAAAATAAAGACCATTCCAAGTAACTAGCTGATTGCTGAGGAATACAAAAAGCCTGCTCCCGAGTGGAAGCAGGCTTTATTTTACCCAACAAGCTTTTTGAAATCCAGCCGCTTATTAATAGCAACCATGACAGGCGCTCCAATGACCATGACACCGAACTCGCCGATAGCTACAGCCAGCCATGTTGCGAAGAATGGCAACTTCAAGGCGATGTTCAATTCCCAGGCGATCAGGAACATGGTGAAAGTAAAAACGGCTGTATTGACCGCCATTCTAACCCAAATGCCTTTAATGTACCGGGATGAGAAAATCGTAATCAGCAAGGCGAGAACAGATTGCCCGAACCCGAAAATCAGGTCAAGCCCCGGATTTGGCGAAAAGAAAAGGTTCGCCAGGAATACGC is a genomic window containing:
- a CDS encoding aldose epimerase family protein, which encodes MEIVKKKFGEIDGRDVTAYTVKGNSGFELTCLDYGCIITEICVPDRDGKTENVVLGFKDIDDYANHSPYFGAVVGRVAGRIKEGRFSLGGRDYTLAKNNDGNHLHGGDRGLDKVIWNVETKTEHDKAKLIFTYESPDGEEGYPGNVSIRTVYTVTGQNELMIEYFGTTDQKTILNMTNHTYFNLSGDLKSTVLEHSLQIDSDRFIELDNGLIPTGRLLEVEGTPFDFRKGRKIADGQSSSHPQNILAGKGYDHPFVLNGDKQPAIRVSCEESGRVLEVETNQPAVVLYTSNQLEGDFLINGSVKAEPYLALCLETQKHPDAINQPGFPSIVLEPDGEYYSYTKYTFKVE
- a CDS encoding YbaN family protein, whose translation is MMKAPIRLMYVIGGFISLGIGIIGIVLPIIPTTPLLLLASYCFMKGSKKFERWFKGTKLYKKHLEEFIRKGGMTLRQKMTILLLADCMIAIPFIMIDSWPLRGVLVAAIAYKYYYFFAKIKTIPSN
- a CDS encoding QueT transporter family protein, which codes for MKIRTLAVNAVIAALYIAVTMLVAPLSFSNIQFRLSEMFNHLVVFNKKYFFGIILGVFLANLFFSPNPGLDLIFGFGQSVLALLITIFSSRYIKGIWVRMAVNTAVFTFTMFLIAWELNIALKLPFFATWLAVAIGEFGVMVIGAPVMVAINKRLDFKKLVG